One genomic window of Salvelinus alpinus chromosome 17, SLU_Salpinus.1, whole genome shotgun sequence includes the following:
- the LOC139542739 gene encoding sialic acid-binding Ig-like lectin 7, with protein MALRAAGSVFGVFLLSVAGVLGQYGWDVTFTSTTICALKGLSVDVSCTYRYPSGHEIIETEWYKWWNVTVGYTYNIMEQPEFAGRVVYLGNNHSDCTLRITDLRENDTAEYCFGFKTNIHGWIYQKDLFISVTDLKVTTYVTKGSWVILNCSTTCTLSDNPNPDYIWYKNGNPQHEYMSQNYSILSSDEDSYSCAVKGYEDHRSPAVCAVGQNCWRVIYAKRSICALKGSSVNISCTYTYPHGHIPRDTFWFTQGKSTKEPKDLKKDPNYLDRLEYHGNEDSDCTLRIKDLKDSDSAEYKFRLVTAEGKYISSPGVYLTVTYVLLEINPMSVSEGEMAKLTCTANCRLGDNTAFIWYKNRQAIPKSHNYSNSLHLCPVSSEDAGSYSCAVKGHEDLHSPEVTLTVRYKPKNISVSIGPSGEIVEGSSVILTCHSDADPPVQKYTWYKRNINIPKESRQICSIINISPEDSGEYYCEAQNEMGAKNSTVRLIIVSGKQTSSINIAVGITVVALVLILLFSCLWFRKRAPKSTDTRDTAEDGQGGSSHLYETILRTAPTVAQNAYTDEKDVRIYANVHFSHPRNHEEPLYSTVQLPNPEKQDKVQYAALEFNRLGVATHPAAHAAKDPSAIYSTVNKPKTRTQEGTF; from the exons ATGGCCCTGAGAGCAGCAGGAAGTGTGTTTGGGGTTTTTCTGTTATCTGTGGCAG GAGTACTGGGACAGTATGGCTGGGATGTGACTTTCACCAGTACAACAATATGTGCGTTGAAGGGATTATCAGTAGATGTTTCCTGCACTTACAGATATCCCAGTGGGCATGAGATCATAGAAACAGAATGGTATAAATGGTGGAACGTCACAGTGGGGTATACTTATAACATCATGGAACAACCAGAGTTTGCAGGTCGTGTTGTGTACCTTGGGAATAATCACAGTGACTGCACTCtgagaatcacagacctgagagagaatgACACAGCGGAGTATTGCTTCGGATTTAAAACCAACATACACGGCTGGATATATCAGAAAGATTTATTCATTTCTGTGACAGACCTGAAGGTGACTACCTATGTGACAAAGGGATCATGGGTGATACTGAATTGcagcaccacctgtactctgagtgACAACCCCAATCCTGACTACATCTGGTACAAAAATGGAAATCCTCAACATGAATATATGTCACAAAATTACAGTATCTTGAGTTCTGATGAAGAcagttactcctgtgctgtaaaaggtTACGAGGACCACcgctctcctgcagtgtgtgccGTGGGTCAGAACTGTTGGAGAGTGATTTACGCCAAAAGGAGTATCTGTGCCTTGAAGGGGTCATCAGTGAACATATCTTGCACTTACACATATCCCCATGGTCATATACCCAGAGACACATTCTGGTTTACTCAAGGAAAGTCTACAAAGGAGCCTAAAGATCTGAAGAAGGACCCAAACTATTTGGATCGTCTGGAGTACCATGGAAATGAGGACAGCGATTGCACCCTGAGAATCAAAGACCTTAAAGACAGTGACTCAGCTGAGTACAAATTCAGATTAGTAACTGCAGAAGGGAAATATATCAGTTCACCCGGTGTATACCTGACTGTCACATATGTCCTGTTGGAGATTAACCCTATGTCTGTCTCTGAGGGGGAAATGGccaaactgacatgtacagccAACTGTAGACTGGGTGACAACACAGCCTTCATTTGGTATAAGAACAGACAGGCTATACCAAAAAGCCACAACTACTCCAACAGCCTGCACCTGTGCCCAGTCAGCAGTGAGGATGCAGGCAGCTACTCCTGTGCTGTTAAAGGTCATGAGGATCTCCACTCTCCTGAAGTGACTCTAACTGTCAGATATAAACCAAAGAACATCTCAGTGTCAATCggtccctctggtgaaatagtggagggcagttcagtgatTCTGACCTGCCACAGTGATGCCGACCCACCAGTTCAgaaatacacctggtacaagagGAACATTAACATACCAAAAGAATCCCGTCAGATCTGTAGCATCATCAACATCAGCCCTGAGGACAGTGGAGAATATTACTGTGAGGCACAGAATGAAATGGGAGCTAAGAACTCCACAGTTAGATTGATCATTGTATCAGGAAAACAAACATCTAGTATTAACATAGCTGTAGGAATCACAGTTGTTGCTCTGGTTCTCATTCTCCTATTTAGCTGTCTGTGGTTCAGAAAGAGGGCTCCCAAATCAACTGACACACGGGACACAGCAGAGGATGGACAGGGAGGCTCTAGTCACCTGTACGAAACCATCTTGAGGACAGCCCCTACTGTAGCACAGAATGCGTACACAGATGAGAAGGACGTCAGGATCTATGCCAATGTCCACTTCTCTCACCCCAGAAACCATGAAGAACCTCTTTACTCCACTGTCCAACTGCCTAACCCTGAGAAACAGGATAAAGTCCAGTATGCTGCATTGGAATTCAATCGCCTAGGTGTTGCCACccatcctgcagcacacgcagcTAAAGATCCATCTGCAATCTATAGCACAGTCAACAAACCCAAAACCCGAACACAAGAAGGTACATTCTGA
- the LOC139542742 gene encoding NADH dehydrogenase [ubiquinone] 1 alpha subcomplex subunit 4-like 2, translated as MFKIAIEHVKKHPGLIPQFFFILLGMGGASLYLVRLAKGPHVTWNKKNNPEPWNQLDPTYQYKFVAIDTDYKNLKKEGPQF; from the exons ATGTTTAAAATAGCGATAGAACACGTAAAGAAGCATCCAGGG CTCATCCCACAGTTCTTCTTCATCTTGTTGGGAATGGGAGGAGCCTCCTTGTATTTGGTCCGTCTTGCAAAGGGGCCCCATGTCAC CTGGAACAAGAAGAACAACCCTGAGCCGTGGAATCAGCTtgaccctacctaccagtacaaG TTTGTGGCCATCGATACTGACTACAAGAACCTGAAGAAGGAGGGACCTCAATTCTGA